From Sandaracinaceae bacterium, a single genomic window includes:
- a CDS encoding DUF3396 domain-containing protein, with protein MSSSALLPRRVALRARPDVTLLRPCLALTLYLEPDPRWASEWAGQLLSAYLDHAPSERLRWFRTSLEQRWRPVGELTDLVEAIGFGALGAAWTGGARHLLKLEVRDGDDLPAASFTYREVARDRTPRVGHAELRFPLDHDPDALLALAIEAAHRFPIACGAGGYAFALDPRHKRNAGHAAWREAKRYLGLELLAPERFSLFADRGLPGTSWLTLVGATGERAGLDVDALAKRAWRSEVVAMPLPNALLLRAGPRPHAGDVNQLDLPLAQAEVSAALAPHLAVAVTLPGRFREEEATRGWMLRHVEPDGW; from the coding sequence GTGTCGTCTTCCGCGCTCCTGCCCCGTCGCGTGGCGCTCCGCGCGCGCCCGGACGTCACCCTGCTGAGGCCCTGTCTCGCGCTGACGCTCTATCTCGAGCCCGACCCGCGGTGGGCCTCCGAGTGGGCGGGTCAGCTCCTGTCGGCCTACCTGGATCACGCCCCGAGCGAGCGCCTTCGCTGGTTTCGCACGTCGCTCGAGCAGCGCTGGAGACCGGTCGGCGAGCTGACCGACCTGGTCGAGGCGATCGGCTTCGGCGCGCTGGGTGCGGCGTGGACGGGCGGCGCGCGCCACCTGCTGAAGCTCGAGGTGCGGGACGGCGACGACCTCCCCGCGGCGTCGTTCACGTACCGCGAGGTCGCTCGCGACCGAACGCCGCGCGTGGGCCACGCGGAGCTGCGCTTCCCGCTCGACCACGACCCCGACGCGCTCCTCGCGCTGGCCATCGAGGCGGCGCACCGCTTCCCGATCGCCTGCGGCGCGGGGGGCTACGCGTTCGCGCTCGACCCGCGTCACAAACGCAACGCCGGCCACGCGGCGTGGCGGGAGGCCAAGCGCTACCTCGGCCTGGAGCTGCTCGCCCCGGAGCGCTTCAGCCTCTTCGCCGACCGGGGCCTGCCCGGGACGAGCTGGCTGACCCTCGTCGGCGCCACGGGCGAGCGCGCGGGCCTGGACGTCGATGCGCTGGCCAAGCGGGCCTGGCGAAGTGAGGTCGTCGCGATGCCGCTGCCGAACGCGCTGCTGCTGCGCGCCGGCCCGCGCCCCCACGCGGGGGACGTCAACCAGCTGGACCTGCCGCTCGCGCAAGCGGAGGTGAGCGCCGCGCTCGCGCCGCACCTCGCCGTCGCGGTCACGCTCCCGGGGCGCTTCCGGGAGGAGGAGGCCACCCGCGGCTGGATGCTGCGCCACGTCGAGCCGGACGGGTGGTAG